The following proteins are encoded in a genomic region of Nicotiana sylvestris chromosome 4, ASM39365v2, whole genome shotgun sequence:
- the LOC138889859 gene encoding uncharacterized protein, which produces MVVFDVIMGMDWLASCYANVDCRTKMVRFQFPGETVIEWNRNIATPKGRFISYLKARKMISKGYIYHLVCFRDAEAKPPTLQSIPVVNEFRDVFPDELPGLPSEREIEFRIDMLPDTHPISIPPYRMSPAELRELKAQLKDLLDKGFIRPST; this is translated from the coding sequence atggttgttttcgatgtgataatgggaatggactggttggcctcatgttatgcaaatgttgactgtcgtacgaagatggttagatTTCAGTTTCCTGGTGAAACCGTCATTGAATGGAAcaggaacattgctacaccgaaaggtaggtttatttcctatcttaaggcaaggaaaatgatctcaaaaggttacatttatcatctcgtttgctttagggatgcggaggcgaagccgcctactctacaatcaatccctgtggtcaatgAATTTCGAGacgttttcccagatgaactcccaggtcTTCCttctgaaagggagattgagtttcgCATTGATATGTTGCCTGACACTCACCCAATCTCTATACCTCCATACAGAATGTCCCCAGcggagttgcgagagttgaaggcgcagttgaaggacttgctggataagggcttcattagacctagcactTAA